In Bacteroidota bacterium, a single window of DNA contains:
- a CDS encoding NAD(P)H-dependent oxidoreductase subunit E, translated as MDQTHVSPLELQKIDAVVQEHKGKHGELLGILEETQLLNEHKYLSEEALNHVALKTGVPLSRVYNVVTFYSFFNLKPQGKHTITVCRGTACHTKGSKALHDDLGLMLGCSKELQEGEPYFTTPDRQFTISTVACFGQCALAPVIALDEVIYSNMSTSKLQKLVNKASKGRK; from the coding sequence ATGGATCAAACTCATGTCTCACCGCTTGAGCTGCAAAAAATTGATGCCGTAGTCCAGGAACATAAAGGCAAACATGGAGAATTGTTAGGCATTCTCGAAGAGACTCAGCTTCTCAACGAACACAAGTATCTCTCCGAGGAGGCTTTGAATCATGTCGCGCTGAAGACCGGAGTCCCTCTCTCCAGAGTCTATAACGTTGTGACCTTTTATTCATTCTTCAACCTCAAACCGCAAGGGAAACACACGATCACGGTTTGCCGCGGTACTGCCTGCCATACCAAAGGTTCAAAGGCCCTTCACGACGATCTGGGATTGATGCTCGGATGCAGCAAAGAACTTCAGGAAGGAGAGCCGTATTTCACCACGCCGGACAGGCAATTCACTATTTCCACCGTGGCGTGTTTCGGTCAGTGCGCGCTCGCCCCGGTCATTGCGCTCGACGAGGTTATTTACAGCAACATGAGCACGTCGAAGCTCCAAAAGCTCGTCAACAAAGCTTCAAAAGGGAGGAAATGA
- a CDS encoding FAD-dependent oxidoreductase, giving the protein MKTIDPAMLADLRKKGMKKLYPDVPKIFVGMGTCGIGNGAKEVYENLQKTIKSKNAAIQLSMTGCFGFCAEEVLVNCYIPGMPLLILHKVLPKDADNIVSCLAKGIMPVRKALCKIERWDFFTSKMEFGTGLPGVPLWNEIPFFKGQKKIVLRESGLIDPENIEDYFAVGGYSSLMKVLTEMTSDSVLEEIKRSKLRGRGGAGFPTAIKWEMMKKVETDKKYIICNADEGDPGAYMNRNEIESDPHSLIEGMLIGAFVMGAPEGIMYVRAEYPLAVERFKKAVAAAKQFGILGEGIFGSSFNFTLSHVEGAGAFVCGEETALIVSIEGKAGRPIPRPPYPAQKGLWGRPTNINNVETWFNIPVIVTIGGNEFAKFGTQNSTGTKVFSLVGKIKNTGLVELPLGTPLQNIIFQMGEGTGNKKRIRAVQTGGPSGGCVPVEYFNTPVDYESLTKLGTIMGSGGMVVMDQDNCMVDVARYFVEVTSKESCGKCTPCREGLAQALALLNKITHGEGTMNDLDELERLAYVIRDSSLCGLGQTSANPVLTTLRYFRDEYERHILDKRCKAGVCENLFVALCENSCPLHMNIPGYLQLLKEGRIEEAFELTLRDNPIPGTVGRICYFHCQMRCRREMVDEPVNQGEIHRYLADIMYKMGKERMIYERLIKEKLSPTGKHVAIIGAGPSGLTAAYYLVRLGHSVTVYDSHAKAGGILQYGIPAYRLPKDGLNKELELFKKLGVKFVFNTRIGSDISLKALSKKADAVFIAVGAQKDIELDIPGKGLIGVLRGYEFLEEFALGKKLRIGKKVVVVGAGNVAIDAARSCLRLGADVTIVYRRDKDEMPANAQEIKDATDEMINFMYLSAPSRILGDLNGKVTGLEIHKMKFDGVDNAGRKKPVETGETAVIECSTVILAVGEKVEFTQAKEIGLELRASGSIKVHHPSYRTNLPNIYAGGDAVTGPATVAEAMGIARQAAEAIDRDLMKEKRFSKLFRDFNYKDEIAPEPEAIPKIDPKKIPVKERISSFQEVLSGFTGEEALLEATRCLRCDVKCHEELGQGELND; this is encoded by the coding sequence ATGAAGACAATCGATCCGGCAATGCTTGCCGACCTCCGAAAAAAAGGAATGAAGAAATTGTACCCCGACGTACCGAAGATCTTTGTCGGAATGGGGACATGCGGCATCGGCAACGGTGCAAAAGAAGTTTATGAAAACCTCCAAAAGACGATCAAATCGAAGAACGCTGCCATCCAGCTGAGCATGACGGGATGCTTCGGATTCTGCGCCGAAGAGGTTCTCGTGAACTGTTACATTCCCGGAATGCCACTCCTGATCCTCCACAAGGTCCTGCCAAAGGACGCCGACAATATCGTGTCGTGCCTCGCGAAAGGCATCATGCCAGTCCGGAAGGCGCTGTGCAAGATCGAGCGATGGGATTTTTTCACGTCGAAGATGGAGTTCGGGACGGGGCTTCCCGGTGTTCCATTGTGGAATGAGATCCCCTTCTTCAAGGGACAGAAGAAGATCGTCCTTCGCGAATCGGGGTTGATCGACCCGGAGAATATCGAAGATTATTTCGCCGTCGGCGGCTACAGCTCTCTCATGAAGGTGCTCACAGAAATGACGTCGGACTCCGTACTCGAAGAAATCAAAAGATCGAAACTTCGCGGACGCGGCGGAGCCGGTTTCCCGACGGCGATCAAGTGGGAAATGATGAAGAAAGTTGAGACCGATAAAAAATACATCATTTGCAACGCGGATGAAGGCGACCCGGGCGCATACATGAACCGGAACGAGATCGAAAGCGACCCGCATTCGCTCATCGAAGGAATGCTGATCGGCGCGTTCGTGATGGGGGCGCCGGAAGGGATCATGTATGTCCGCGCCGAGTACCCCCTCGCTGTCGAGCGCTTTAAGAAAGCTGTCGCAGCTGCGAAACAATTCGGCATCCTCGGCGAGGGCATTTTCGGCTCGTCGTTCAACTTCACACTATCCCACGTGGAAGGGGCCGGAGCGTTTGTCTGCGGGGAAGAAACTGCTCTCATCGTCTCGATAGAAGGAAAAGCCGGGCGGCCGATCCCACGTCCCCCGTACCCCGCTCAGAAGGGCCTTTGGGGAAGACCGACGAACATCAACAACGTTGAGACATGGTTCAACATCCCCGTCATCGTCACGATCGGCGGGAATGAATTTGCAAAATTCGGCACGCAGAACAGCACCGGAACAAAGGTCTTCTCACTTGTCGGTAAGATCAAGAATACCGGCCTCGTTGAACTTCCTCTCGGCACGCCGCTGCAGAATATCATCTTTCAAATGGGGGAAGGTACCGGAAATAAAAAGAGAATCCGTGCCGTCCAGACGGGCGGCCCGTCCGGAGGATGCGTTCCGGTCGAGTATTTCAATACGCCCGTCGACTACGAATCGCTCACAAAGCTCGGCACGATCATGGGGTCCGGCGGCATGGTAGTGATGGATCAGGATAACTGCATGGTGGACGTCGCGCGATATTTCGTCGAGGTGACGTCGAAAGAATCATGCGGAAAATGCACGCCGTGCCGCGAAGGATTGGCCCAGGCCCTCGCGCTGCTGAACAAGATCACCCATGGCGAAGGAACGATGAACGACCTTGACGAACTTGAACGGCTTGCCTACGTCATCAGAGATTCGTCGCTCTGCGGGTTAGGGCAAACTAGCGCCAATCCGGTGCTAACCACTCTCCGCTATTTCCGCGACGAGTATGAAAGGCATATCCTGGACAAGCGGTGCAAAGCGGGCGTCTGCGAGAACCTTTTCGTTGCACTGTGCGAGAACAGCTGTCCGCTCCATATGAACATTCCCGGATACCTGCAGCTCTTAAAAGAAGGAAGGATCGAGGAAGCGTTCGAACTCACGCTGCGCGACAACCCCATTCCGGGAACCGTGGGGAGGATCTGTTATTTCCACTGCCAGATGCGCTGCCGCAGGGAAATGGTCGACGAGCCGGTGAATCAGGGGGAGATCCACCGCTACCTCGCGGACATCATGTACAAAATGGGAAAAGAGAGAATGATCTACGAGCGCCTGATCAAAGAGAAACTCTCCCCCACCGGCAAACACGTTGCCATTATCGGGGCAGGACCGTCGGGGCTGACCGCGGCGTATTATCTTGTTCGCCTCGGCCACAGCGTGACGGTCTACGACAGCCATGCCAAGGCAGGCGGCATCCTTCAGTACGGAATCCCGGCATACCGGCTGCCGAAAGACGGTCTCAACAAAGAACTCGAGCTCTTCAAGAAGCTCGGAGTGAAATTCGTCTTCAACACGCGCATCGGAAGCGACATTTCGTTGAAAGCCCTTTCCAAAAAGGCCGATGCGGTCTTCATCGCCGTCGGCGCGCAAAAGGACATCGAGCTCGACATTCCGGGCAAAGGGCTGATCGGCGTCCTTCGCGGTTATGAGTTTCTCGAGGAATTTGCCCTCGGGAAAAAACTCCGCATCGGAAAGAAGGTCGTCGTTGTCGGCGCGGGCAACGTCGCGATCGATGCGGCCCGTTCGTGCCTCCGGCTCGGCGCCGATGTTACGATCGTCTATCGCCGCGACAAGGATGAGATGCCAGCAAATGCCCAGGAAATAAAGGACGCGACGGATGAGATGATCAACTTCATGTATCTTTCCGCACCGAGCCGCATTCTCGGCGATCTCAACGGAAAAGTCACGGGGCTGGAAATTCACAAGATGAAGTTTGACGGCGTCGACAACGCCGGGAGAAAGAAACCTGTCGAGACGGGTGAAACGGCGGTCATCGAATGCAGCACCGTCATCTTAGCGGTCGGCGAAAAAGTGGAATTCACCCAGGCGAAAGAGATCGGCCTTGAACTCCGCGCGAGCGGATCGATCAAAGTGCATCATCCGAGTTACCGGACGAACCTCCCGAATATCTACGCCGGAGGGGACGCCGTGACCGGCCCGGCGACGGTCGCCGAGGCGATGGGCATTGCCCGGCAGGCGGCGGAAGCGATCGACCGGGACCTGATGAAAGAGAAACGCTTCAGCAAGCTGTTCCGCGATTTCAACTATAAGGACGAAATAGCGCCGGAACCGGAAGCGATCCCGAAAATCGACCCGAAGAAAATTCCGGTGAAGGAACGGATCTCGAGCTTCCAGGAAGTCCTTTCCGGATTCACCGGCGAAGAAGCTCTGCTCGAAGCGACCCGTTGTTTGCGCTGCGACGTTAAATGCCACGAAGAACTAGGCCAAGGAGAACTCAATGACTAA
- a CDS encoding NADH-dependent [FeFe] hydrogenase, group A6, with translation MTNAMVNIKINGNDFQVPQNVTILDACKRAGISIPTLCYLEDVATNASCAVCVVEVKGARSLVRSCSSCVREGIEIITNSARIRDARKTSVELILANHPKDCLSCLRNQNCELQSLAGDLGIKDNGFVRTKKKEPLDTTSVSLTRDPNKCILCGRCIAVCQNIQTVSAIGLSQRGIRTKISTYMEKGLGNVACTNCGQCALVCPTGAIVERDDTAMVFEEIADPEKVVLVQTAPAIRVGIGEAMGMDPGSLVTGQMVAGLRRLGFSKVFDTQFTADLTILEEGHELIKRLTSKGVLPMITSCSPGWIKFAEHFFPNSLPHLSTCKSPQQMFGSLAKTYYAAKMGIDPRKIVVVSVMPCTAKKYEAKRPEMMGAFEYWKEKKGWSNADAFYDVDYVLTTRELARMFKQTGIRFAKLQPEDFDSPLGESTGAGVIFGATGGVMEAALRTAYEVVTGKSLPDINFVAVRGMEGIKEAEVDLNGLKLKVAVAHTLKNARILLEQIERKESPYAFIEIMTCPGGCLGGGGQPIPTTWDIRKKRAESIYKEDAGKPVRKSHENQQVAVLYKEFLKEPLGEMSHHLLHTTYTKRGLFVWPTNGKEQEKEAVLQE, from the coding sequence ATGACTAACGCAATGGTCAACATAAAGATCAACGGGAACGATTTCCAGGTCCCGCAGAACGTGACAATTCTCGACGCGTGCAAACGTGCGGGGATCTCAATTCCGACACTCTGCTACCTCGAAGACGTTGCCACAAACGCATCGTGCGCCGTCTGTGTCGTCGAAGTGAAAGGGGCGCGGTCGCTGGTCCGCTCCTGCTCGTCGTGCGTTCGGGAAGGGATCGAGATCATCACAAACTCCGCCCGCATTCGCGATGCGCGGAAAACGAGCGTCGAACTCATCCTCGCCAACCACCCTAAAGATTGCCTCTCGTGCCTGCGCAACCAGAATTGCGAACTGCAATCGCTCGCCGGCGACCTCGGCATCAAAGACAACGGTTTTGTGCGGACGAAAAAGAAGGAGCCGCTGGACACAACATCCGTATCCCTCACCCGGGATCCGAATAAATGCATCCTCTGCGGCAGATGTATCGCCGTCTGTCAGAATATACAGACCGTTTCGGCGATCGGCTTATCCCAGAGGGGCATTCGCACGAAGATCTCGACCTACATGGAGAAAGGCCTCGGCAACGTTGCATGCACGAATTGCGGACAATGCGCCCTCGTCTGTCCCACTGGCGCCATCGTCGAACGGGACGATACCGCAATGGTCTTTGAGGAGATCGCCGACCCGGAGAAGGTGGTGCTGGTGCAAACGGCGCCGGCCATCCGCGTCGGCATCGGCGAAGCGATGGGGATGGACCCGGGCAGCCTCGTGACCGGGCAAATGGTCGCAGGGCTGCGGAGGCTCGGCTTCTCGAAGGTCTTCGATACCCAATTCACCGCCGACCTCACCATCCTCGAGGAAGGACATGAACTGATCAAACGGCTCACGTCGAAAGGAGTGCTTCCGATGATCACGTCATGCTCTCCCGGATGGATAAAATTTGCGGAGCATTTTTTCCCTAACTCGCTCCCGCATCTCTCCACGTGCAAATCGCCGCAGCAGATGTTCGGTTCATTGGCGAAAACATACTACGCAGCAAAGATGGGGATCGATCCGAGAAAGATCGTCGTCGTCTCCGTCATGCCGTGCACGGCCAAAAAATACGAGGCAAAAAGGCCGGAAATGATGGGCGCCTTCGAATACTGGAAGGAAAAGAAGGGCTGGTCCAACGCCGACGCATTCTACGATGTCGATTACGTATTGACCACGCGAGAGCTGGCGCGGATGTTCAAACAGACCGGTATTCGGTTCGCTAAACTGCAACCCGAGGATTTCGACAGCCCTCTCGGCGAGTCGACGGGAGCCGGGGTGATCTTCGGCGCCACCGGCGGAGTCATGGAGGCCGCATTGAGGACGGCGTATGAAGTTGTTACAGGAAAAAGTCTGCCGGACATCAACTTTGTCGCTGTGCGGGGTATGGAAGGGATCAAGGAAGCGGAGGTCGACTTGAACGGCCTGAAGCTAAAAGTGGCGGTCGCTCATACGCTCAAGAACGCGCGCATCCTCCTCGAGCAGATCGAGCGGAAAGAATCGCCGTACGCGTTCATTGAGATCATGACGTGTCCCGGCGGATGCCTCGGCGGCGGCGGCCAGCCGATTCCGACAACATGGGATATCAGGAAAAAGAGGGCGGAGTCGATCTACAAGGAAGACGCCGGCAAACCGGTCCGGAAATCGCATGAGAACCAGCAGGTCGCGGTTCTGTACAAGGAATTCCTGAAGGAACCGTTGGGGGAAATGTCGCACCATCTCCTTCATACAACCTATACCAAGCGAGGACTCTTTGTGTGGCCGACGAACGGAAAGGAACAGGAAAAAGAAGCCGTACTGCAGGAATGA
- a CDS encoding TolC family protein, whose protein sequence is MTNSVTLVLLSLMIASASTAGQDSLTVDRAVQRVLQTHPALDQARANIRAAEARTLQASSAKLPDVTTEATYAHIGPVPAFSFPVFGTIVLAPQDNYNAHVAGQYTVYDFGKTSSAVDVSKSREQSFRDVLELTKTNLALQTIRVFYTIVLLQKSMKVQDEQIDALNQHLSMTQKRVAAGTATNFDVLTTQVRVAAAQNQKVDIQNSLQKQEAMLCQLLGIATQDLPEVRGSFQETELQLNIDSLYALALQQRTELKIARDAERSAERQKAMSSLGNMPTLKLNAVYALNNGYEPNIYPLRGNWVWGAQAQFPIFDGGKVGHQEEEAQAAVEAEQAHSRDIEAQVRSDVEQVAADVQAAESKVKISELQLRQSHDAVIIARTQYETGSITNLDLLDAETAESAAKLTNLQALYRFVISKYELERAVGAPLVD, encoded by the coding sequence ATGACGAATAGCGTAACGTTGGTATTGTTGTCCCTCATGATTGCCAGCGCTTCAACGGCCGGACAGGATTCATTGACGGTGGACCGGGCGGTGCAGCGGGTTCTACAAACCCACCCGGCGCTCGACCAGGCTCGGGCAAATATCCGGGCCGCCGAAGCGCGCACGCTGCAGGCCTCAAGCGCAAAATTGCCAGACGTGACTACGGAAGCCACGTACGCCCATATCGGGCCCGTTCCGGCGTTCAGTTTTCCTGTTTTCGGCACCATCGTGCTGGCGCCGCAGGACAACTACAACGCGCACGTCGCCGGACAGTACACCGTGTATGACTTCGGCAAGACCAGCAGCGCTGTCGATGTGAGCAAGTCGCGCGAGCAGTCATTCCGCGATGTTCTTGAATTGACGAAAACGAATCTGGCGCTGCAAACGATTCGCGTATTCTATACGATCGTTCTGCTGCAGAAAAGCATGAAGGTGCAGGATGAACAGATCGACGCCCTCAACCAGCATCTTTCAATGACGCAAAAACGGGTCGCGGCCGGGACCGCGACGAATTTTGACGTGCTGACCACACAGGTCCGGGTCGCTGCGGCGCAAAATCAAAAGGTCGACATTCAGAACTCCCTTCAAAAGCAGGAAGCGATGCTGTGTCAGCTGCTCGGCATCGCAACGCAGGATCTACCGGAGGTTCGAGGATCGTTCCAGGAAACCGAGCTGCAGCTCAACATCGATTCGCTCTATGCTCTCGCCCTGCAGCAGCGGACCGAATTGAAGATCGCACGCGACGCCGAACGATCGGCGGAACGCCAGAAGGCGATGAGTTCGCTCGGCAATATGCCGACGCTCAAGTTGAACGCGGTCTATGCGCTCAACAACGGGTACGAGCCGAACATCTATCCTCTGCGGGGCAACTGGGTATGGGGAGCGCAGGCGCAATTTCCGATCTTTGACGGCGGCAAGGTTGGTCATCAGGAAGAAGAAGCGCAGGCCGCCGTGGAGGCGGAACAGGCGCACAGCCGCGATATCGAAGCGCAGGTCCGTTCCGATGTGGAACAGGTTGCCGCCGATGTGCAGGCGGCGGAATCGAAAGTAAAGATTTCAGAACTGCAGCTGCGGCAATCTCACGATGCGGTCATCATCGCGCGGACGCAATATGAAACAGGCTCGATCACAAACCTCGACCTTCTCGACGCTGAGACTGCCGAATCCGCTGCAAAGCTGACGAACCTCCAGGCCCTGTACCGCTTTGTCATCAGCAAATATGAGCTTGAGCGGGCCGTCGGCGCCCCGCTTGTTGACTGA
- a CDS encoding DHA2 family efflux MFS transporter permease subunit: MKLHHQMRQGVVRRVPSLHHEHETYKWWVLANVMIGTFMAVLDATIVDVSMAKIMSSFGITVDKAEWVITAYMLVFAVMLPTSGWIADHFGFKRTYFLALSLFTVGSFLCGMAWNENALITFRIIQASGAGLLMPTGMSIVTREFPPEQRGVALGFWSIAAAASVSLGPMIGGYLIDNINWNAIFNVNVPVGIIGLTATYVIQREYKTERARSFDVVGFISMAVFLCSLLLALTDGNASWNTGGWSSPFIISCFILSAFSFTLFLVTELTIEHPLVDLRLLKDFNFSIANGILFIFGFGMFGSTFLLPLYLQTSLGYTAFQAGSLFLPVGLLQAFTAPISGMLADKINPKVPAVIGITLLASSLFINSSLSLYSEHHQIMLALYIRGFAMGLMFTPLSMAALSNIPRHKVGQASGLFNVIRQLGGSFGIAFMSTMLLRRTIYHMSTYGQATNPQSDAYHQVAGHLTRFSMDAVGGNQAMAAMRANALIAAHISTQAFIRAVCDDFLIASVITIAALAPIMFLRVKKKKKTSDHVVAMD, translated from the coding sequence ATGAAGTTGCATCATCAGATGAGGCAGGGGGTCGTCCGGCGCGTTCCGTCCCTCCACCATGAACATGAGACGTACAAGTGGTGGGTGCTGGCGAACGTCATGATCGGGACCTTCATGGCCGTGCTCGACGCCACGATCGTGGACGTCTCGATGGCGAAGATCATGTCGTCGTTCGGGATCACGGTCGACAAAGCGGAGTGGGTGATCACCGCCTACATGCTTGTCTTCGCTGTCATGCTGCCGACGTCGGGATGGATCGCGGATCATTTTGGGTTTAAGAGAACGTATTTTCTGGCCCTCTCGTTGTTCACGGTGGGATCATTCCTTTGCGGCATGGCATGGAACGAGAACGCGCTCATCACCTTCCGCATCATTCAGGCGAGCGGGGCGGGGTTGCTGATGCCGACGGGAATGTCGATCGTCACGAGGGAATTTCCCCCCGAACAACGGGGCGTCGCGCTCGGATTCTGGTCGATCGCCGCTGCCGCATCGGTCTCGCTCGGGCCGATGATCGGCGGGTACCTGATCGACAACATCAACTGGAATGCGATCTTCAACGTCAATGTGCCGGTCGGGATCATCGGCCTGACCGCAACGTACGTCATCCAGCGGGAATACAAGACGGAGCGTGCACGGTCGTTCGATGTCGTCGGATTCATCTCGATGGCGGTTTTTCTTTGCTCGCTGCTTCTCGCATTGACGGACGGGAATGCCTCATGGAATACGGGGGGCTGGTCGTCGCCGTTCATTATTTCATGTTTCATCCTTTCCGCGTTTTCGTTCACCCTCTTTTTGGTGACGGAGCTCACGATCGAGCATCCGCTCGTGGATCTTCGCTTGTTGAAGGATTTTAATTTCAGCATCGCCAACGGCATCCTGTTTATTTTTGGGTTCGGGATGTTCGGCAGCACGTTTTTGCTCCCGCTGTATCTCCAAACATCTCTTGGGTACACGGCGTTTCAGGCGGGCTCGCTCTTTCTGCCGGTCGGCCTTCTTCAGGCCTTCACCGCGCCGATCTCAGGAATGCTTGCGGACAAGATCAACCCCAAGGTACCTGCCGTCATCGGCATCACCCTGCTGGCATCGAGTCTGTTCATCAACAGCTCGCTTTCCCTGTATTCTGAGCACCATCAGATCATGCTCGCGCTGTACATCCGGGGGTTTGCAATGGGGTTGATGTTCACGCCGCTCAGCATGGCGGCGCTTTCAAATATCCCGAGGCATAAAGTCGGACAGGCCTCAGGGCTTTTCAACGTGATACGGCAGCTCGGGGGAAGCTTTGGCATTGCATTCATGAGCACGATGCTTTTGCGTCGGACCATCTATCACATGTCGACGTACGGCCAGGCAACGAACCCGCAATCGGACGCGTATCACCAGGTCGCCGGGCATTTGACGAGATTCAGCATGGACGCGGTCGGAGGGAATCAAGCAATGGCGGCGATGCGGGCCAATGCGTTGATCGCTGCGCATATTTCAACTCAGGCCTTTATCCGGGCGGTCTGCGACGATTTTTTGATAGCCTCGGTTATCACCATCGCAGCGCTCGCCCCGATCATGTTCCTCCGGGTGAAGAAAAAGAAGAAGACCTCCGATCATGTTGTTGCCATGGACTAA
- a CDS encoding HlyD family secretion protein → MPQQDEQALKQKQPAADQPSKNGNGDAEEIDSMPLYRNFKIVIPLFIVLFGLAFVTWQYYINTRDYVSTDDAYIDGNRISISSKILGRIDQLMVDEGDTVKEGEVLVKLDDSDLRSQEEQAKASLALAEQNITLADVNLDKAQTDFDRASAQFKENIIPKEQFDHAKSELESAKARKGIAGAQAVAARAQLGIIETQLNNTVITSSMNGVVSKRWALVGDVVQAGQSIFSVYDLKNIWVTANLEETSLEALRSSDKVEITVDSYPDIKFSGSVFQIGSNTASQFSLIPPNNASGNFTKVTQRVPVKISIMRDGAVDPRRPIDLLPGMSVEIKVKVR, encoded by the coding sequence ATGCCACAGCAAGACGAGCAAGCGCTCAAACAGAAACAGCCTGCCGCCGACCAGCCGTCAAAGAACGGCAACGGTGATGCAGAAGAGATCGACTCCATGCCTTTATACCGGAATTTCAAGATCGTCATTCCGTTGTTCATCGTTCTCTTCGGCCTCGCCTTCGTAACATGGCAGTATTATATCAACACGCGGGACTATGTATCGACGGACGATGCGTACATCGACGGGAACAGGATTTCCATCAGCTCCAAGATCCTCGGGCGGATCGACCAATTGATGGTCGACGAGGGGGACACAGTGAAGGAAGGCGAGGTCCTTGTCAAGCTCGACGACAGCGACCTCCGTTCGCAGGAGGAGCAGGCAAAAGCTTCGCTGGCCCTTGCCGAACAGAATATCACCCTTGCCGACGTCAACCTCGACAAGGCGCAGACAGATTTCGACCGCGCCTCGGCCCAGTTTAAGGAGAACATCATTCCGAAGGAACAATTCGACCATGCAAAGAGCGAGCTTGAATCAGCGAAGGCGCGGAAAGGGATCGCGGGCGCGCAAGCGGTCGCCGCGCGAGCGCAGCTCGGAATCATCGAAACGCAGCTGAACAACACGGTGATCACTTCCTCGATGAACGGCGTTGTCTCCAAGCGATGGGCGCTTGTCGGCGATGTGGTGCAGGCGGGACAGTCGATCTTCTCGGTGTACGACCTGAAAAATATCTGGGTGACGGCGAACCTGGAAGAGACAAGTCTCGAGGCGCTCCGTTCGAGCGACAAAGTGGAGATCACGGTCGATTCGTATCCGGACATCAAATTCTCGGGAAGCGTCTTCCAGATCGGGTCGAACACCGCGTCGCAATTCTCGCTCATCCCGCCGAACAACGCGTCGGGAAATTTCACAAAGGTCACCCAGCGTGTTCCCGTAAAGATTTCCATTATGCGGGATGGTGCCGTCGATCCGCGGCGGCCGATCGATCTTTTGCCGGGAATGTCCGTCGAGATAAAGGTTAAGGTGCGCTGA
- a CDS encoding TetR/AcrR family transcriptional regulator: protein MTEQLTTDKEEIILRSAQRRFASYGYSKVTMDEIAEDVGMAKASLYYYFPTKEAIFRSVVQHEQREFLTQTLRTLEQRPTAGQKLIEYVQLRMKLIERLTSIGHFHQQGWHDVKPIVKDVFASFAEQEIRCVTHILQEGKKAGEFHIDHPQKTAGMILHAVQGFHMRFSRVYDLQTVTASDRESFEQEVFLFVNTVLRGICRNK, encoded by the coding sequence TTGACGGAACAGCTGACAACGGATAAAGAAGAGATCATTTTGCGTTCCGCGCAGCGGAGGTTCGCCTCGTACGGCTATTCCAAAGTGACCATGGACGAGATCGCGGAGGATGTCGGGATGGCGAAAGCCTCCCTGTACTACTACTTTCCGACGAAAGAGGCCATTTTCCGGTCCGTCGTCCAGCACGAGCAGAGGGAATTTCTGACGCAGACCCTGAGAACCCTTGAACAGCGGCCGACGGCAGGCCAGAAGCTCATCGAATATGTCCAGCTCAGGATGAAGTTGATCGAGCGCCTCACCAGCATCGGCCATTTTCACCAGCAGGGATGGCATGACGTGAAGCCGATCGTCAAGGACGTCTTCGCGAGTTTTGCGGAACAGGAAATTCGCTGCGTGACGCACATTCTTCAGGAAGGAAAGAAAGCCGGAGAATTCCACATAGATCATCCGCAAAAGACCGCGGGGATGATCCTCCACGCCGTGCAGGGCTTCCATATGCGTTTCTCTCGCGTGTATGATTTACAAACGGTGACGGCGTCCGACCGTGAATCCTTCGAACAAGAAGTGTTTCTTTTTGTAAATACCGTTCTCCGCGGTATTTGCAGGAACAAGTAA
- the nth gene encoding endonuclease III produces the protein MAKARKSKIDWNKAFQPVIKKYKRKKHPLDYKNRYELLVMVVLSARDSDKHINEIAPALFKAFPSMKDLAKAKAGTLRKYIGRVRNYANKTKWLMTLSKAVGSDDKIPTTLKELTSLPGIGRKSANVIIRESGGRAEGIIVDLHVLRVAPRIGAAAGSDPKKIEAQLMEKVDQRSWNDIGMALSFLGRETCRPTNPHCEECPVNSVCAFYRSMK, from the coding sequence ATGGCGAAAGCGCGGAAATCAAAGATCGACTGGAACAAGGCCTTCCAGCCGGTCATCAAGAAGTACAAAAGGAAGAAGCATCCGTTGGACTACAAGAACCGGTACGAATTGCTGGTGATGGTGGTACTTTCTGCCCGGGATTCCGATAAACACATCAATGAGATCGCGCCCGCGTTGTTCAAAGCCTTCCCCTCCATGAAAGACCTGGCAAAAGCGAAAGCCGGCACATTGCGTAAATATATCGGCCGAGTCCGGAATTACGCCAACAAGACGAAGTGGCTGATGACGCTTTCAAAAGCTGTCGGAAGCGATGATAAGATCCCCACTACCCTGAAGGAGCTGACATCCCTTCCCGGCATCGGAAGAAAGTCTGCCAACGTCATTATTAGGGAATCGGGGGGTAGGGCTGAGGGCATCATTGTCGACCTCCACGTACTTCGCGTCGCGCCGCGGATCGGCGCCGCCGCGGGATCGGATCCGAAAAAAATCGAAGCGCAGCTCATGGAAAAAGTCGACCAACGATCATGGAACGACATCGGCATGGCGCTCTCTTTTCTCGGGAGAGAAACATGCCGTCCGACCAATCCCCATTGTGAAGAGTGTCCGGTGAACTCGGTTTGCGCCTTTTATAGGTCTATGAAATGA